In Piliocolobus tephrosceles isolate RC106 chromosome 6, ASM277652v3, whole genome shotgun sequence, the following are encoded in one genomic region:
- the LOC113220213 gene encoding golgin subfamily A member 6B-like, which translates to MEKVKSGFMDLPREKVDGKQQVENLELGFIQLSGATDGMREHIIVYESQGAGPNTRHQEEEASRLAQNEEEMKVKLLELQDMVLLVVGDHEGHDKFLPAAQNRVDEPAPGAPAPQELAAAEEQGDFHNSVEPALAEAREGSPRDNPTAQKILQLLAVMQDTQEHPGLATKPCVPFFYRAAKNREINIIII; encoded by the exons ATGGAGAAGGTGAAG AGCGGCTTTATGGACCTCCCGAGGGAGAAGGTGGACGGGAAGCAGCAGGTGGAGAATCTAGAGCTTGGATTCATCCAGCTCTCTGGAGCGACAGATGGCATGA GAGAGCACATCATAGTATATGAGAGCCAGGGTGCAGGGCCAAACACGCGGCACCAAGAGGAGGAAGCCAGCAGGCTGGCCCAGAACGAGGAGGAGATGAAG GTGAAGCTGCTGGAGCTGCAAGATATGGTGTTGCTGGTTGTGGGCGACCACGAGGGGCATGACAAATTCCTCCCTGCTGCCCAGAACCGTGTTGATGAGCCTGCTCCAGGGGCTCCAGCCCCCCAGGAACTTGCGGCTGCTGAGGAGCAGGGTG ATTTTCACAACAGCGTGGAGCCTGCACTggcagaggccagggagggtTCTCCCCGTGACAACCCCACTGCACAGAAGATCCTGCAGCTGCTTGCTGTAATGCAGGACACCCAGGAGCACCCAGGCTTGGCCACCAAACCCTGCGTGCCATTCTTTTACCGGGCAGCCAAGAACAGAGAGAtaaacatcatcatcatctga